The nucleotide window CGCAAACGGTAAATTTGGTTTCTTCTTAGGAAATGTAGTTGGTACTAGTGTTCCTACAACCATTTATATTGATGATGTTACAGTTGTTGAAGTTGATTCATTTAATGACGTTGTTGCCCCACAAATTCTTGGTGTTCAAAACACCATAGTACAATTAGGAGAAGCATTTGATCCTATGTTAGGCATTAAAGTTATTGATGATCATGATAGAACATTATTACCTGAATATGTTAGTGTTACTGGTACAGTAGATGTAGAAGTAGCAGGAGATTACGTTTTAACTTACTCAGTAAGAGATTCTTCTGGAAACTTCACAACCGTATTAAGAACCATTACAGTTCAAGAAACATTACTTCCTTCAACCTTTACGGTTGTTAATGGAGATTTCTCAACAGATCAAGCAACACCTTATACTCAACCTGCAATAAATGGTTGGGGATGGCATGGAACTGGAACCTTTACAGCAAGTATTATCGATGGCGTAGCAGTTATTGATGTTACAGCTCTTGGAACTGTTGCATGGGGCGTTCAATTCTATCAACAAAGCCGTGTTTTAGAATCAGGAAGTATCTATAAAATTACTTTCTCAGCCAAAGCAGATATTGCAAGACCAATTCAAATGGCTATTGAAGGTGGATATTCAACTACAACTCGTCTGTTTGATCAAATATTTAATATTGAAACAGACTGGAATACATATACAACTTATGTTAGATTACCTCAAAGTGCAAGTTTCTCAAATGGTAAATTTGCATTCTTCATGGGTCTTGTTGGTACAACTTCAGTTGAAACAACAATTTATTTAGACGACGTTATTATTGAATTAGTAGGGTACGTTGACGATACAACAGCACCTATGATTTTAGGAATTAATGATGTAGTTTTAACAGTAGATCAAGTCTATGACCCAATTTTAGGAGTTTCAGTCTATGATAGTTATGATCGATTATTAACTGTTGCAGATGTTGTTGTTACAGGAGATCAAATTTCAACTGTAGTAGATGCTTATGTGTTTGATTCAAGCGTTGCAGGAACTTATACAGTAACTTATACGCTTATTGACAAGTATGGAAATGAATCTGTTATCACACGAACCGTAACCGTAGGTTAACACAAGATTCTCATTTTTTCCTATCAGGGCGAGCAAGAATTTTGCTCGCCTTGATTATCTTTATTGACAAATGATTTACAAAAAAGTTGCTATATACTATAATATAGTAAAAATATTTTACAAGAAATGTTGGTGACGGAGTGAAAAAGACCATTTATGATGTAGCAAAAGCAATGAATCTATCTCCAGGAACCATTTCGAAAATATTAAATAATAATGGAAATGTAAGTCAAGAAACAAGAGAACGTGTCTTAAATTATGTTAAAAAAATTGGATATGTGGCTGATACGAATGCTAGAATATTAAAATCTAAATTTAGTTGGACCATTGGCGTTATTTTCTCTGACATTTCCTTAATCGGTTTGGAGCATCCTTTTTTTGCAAGTATCATTCAACAATTCAAAAATTATGTAGAGAAACAAGGATATGAAATTGTTTTTATTGTAAATAAACTAGGTAATAACGAATTAACATACCTTCAATGGTGCAAAAACAAACGAGTTGATGGTGTTTTAATTGTCTCAGGAAATATCAATAACAAGCATATCATTGAATTAGTTAACAGCGATATTCCTTCCGTTTCAACCGACATTATTATGCCTCATTTAAATTCAGTTTTATCTGATGATTATGAGGGAATAAGATTAGGAATCGAATACGCAATTTCAAGAGGTCTTGAAAAAATTGCTTGTATTACAGGCCCGTTAACTTCGAGAGCTTTTTCTGAAAGACTTGCAGCATATCATAACATCATGTTAAAAAACGGATTGATTTTAAGAGAAAACTACTATAAAGAAGCTCAATCTTTTGGCTTTACTAGTGGATACAATGCAACCATTGAAATGTTAAACGATGTAACTGAAGTTCCAAATATGATTTTATCTTTTTCGGATGATTTAGCATTTGGTGTCATAAGAGCATTAGAAGATAAAGGATTAAAGGTGCCAAATGATGTTTCTGTTATTGGCTTTGATGATATTCAGTATGCAAAACATTTTACTCCAAGTTTATCTACCATAAGACAAGATAAAGTATTAATTGCTGAAACAGCAGCCAAGATTTTACTGGCAAAAATAAAGCATCAAACTGAAAAAAATGATATTATTAAAAAAATTCCTGTTGATTTAGTTTTAAGAAATTCAACAAGATAATCTAAAGCCAGCATTTGCTGGCTTTTACTTTGGTTTTTTCATTTATACAATGTTAATTCTTTTAGAATACTAAAATAGATTTATATCTTCTTTTTTGTTTGAAAAAGAGAAGTTTTACTGGTATAATAACAGATATGTTTTTGAAGGAGATTAAATGATAAATACAATACTTTTTGATTTAGATGGTACGTTATTGCCATTAGATGAAGACCAATTTATTAATATATATTTTACAAAAATTGGTGAAACTTTTTCCAAACAAGGATTTGATAAAAAAAAGTTTGTTGAGGCTGTTTGGATTGGAACAAAAGCTATGGTTGAAAACGATGGTGTTCATTCAAATGAAATCGTATTTTGGGATACATTTCAAAAATTGATTTCATGTGATTTGAATGCTCTTCAACAGGATTTTTTAGAATTTTATCAAACGCATTTTGATGAAGTTAGAAATTCAGTGAATCCATCTATATTTGCAAAAAAATGCATTGATTTATTAAAGAAGAAGGGTTATCGCATCGGACTTGCAACTAATCCATTGTTTCCTCAAATTGCAACGTTTAAAAGAATCGCATGGGCAGGATTAAAAACATCAGATTTTGAAATAATTACTACCTATGAAAATTCTAATTTTGCAAAACCTAATCTAAAATACTTTGAAACGATCTTTACAAAATTAAATGTTACTCCAAGCGAATGTTTAATGGTTGGCAATGATGCATCAGAGGATATGATTATAGAGTCATTAGGAGCTTCAACATTTTTATTAACTGATTGTTTAAACAATCACAAAGGAGTCGATATTTCTTTATATGAACACGGTTCTTTTGAAGAATTATATGTCTTTTTAAGTAATCTTCCAGATTTAGAGGCAAAAAAATGAACATTTTGATTACTGCTTTTGAACCATTTGATGGTCAACAAATCAATTCGTCCTATGAAATTGTTTCAAAAATCAATTTTACTTCTAAAGATGTACAAATGATTAAAATTACATTACCTGTAGTCTATGATAAAGATCTTTATTTTAAATTGCTTAATGACTATCAACCAGATTATTTATTGTTATGTGGTCAAGCAGCCAACAGAAAGATGATATCATTAGAACAAGTTGGACTTAATTTCATGTATGCAAATATTCCTGATAATTCTGGAGTATTAAAAAGAGGAGAAAAAATCATTCAAGAAGGCCCAGATGCCTTATTTTCAACCATTGATTTCATGCCGTTTTTAAATTCTATAGAAAATACAAAATTACCAGTTGAGCTTTCTTTGACTGCGGGGGCTTATATTTGTAATTTGGCATTATATACTAGTCTTTACTTTGCTAAAATTTCGAGTTTGAATACAAAAATAGGGTTTATTCATTTCCCTTTGCTTGAAAGTCAAACAGAGGGAAATAATAAGCCAGCAATTTCTTTAAAAACGGGAGTTTTGGTTCTCGAGAAACTTCTAAAATATTTAAGTGAAAAAGAGTAAAAAGCTTCTGAAACTAATGTTTTAACAATTGTTAAGAAACGATCATTTTACTATTGGTCTATCTTGTCAAAACAAAAACACAAAAATATAAAAAAAATAACAAAAAAAACTGGCAAAGATTTTGACTTTTACTTAATAATTGTTTATAATAAACATAGTTATTTTCAACAGGAGGAAATTATGAGAATAGGTATTATTGGCCCCATTGGAAGCGGAAAATCAACTTTATCTAAGAAGTTAGCAGACTACTATCACTCGACTTTAGTAGAAGAACCTGTGGAGAAGAACGAATACCTACCTTATTTTTACAAAGACAAAGAAACGTTTGCTTTACTATCTCAAAACGCTTTTTACAGTTCGCTTTTTTTGTTAATGTGGAAGACAAAACATCTAGACAATGTAATTTGTGATTCAACGTTATTTTCTAATCTTGTTTTTACCGAATTACTAAGACTTGAAGGAATTATGTCGGCAATGGAAGTGGCTCTTACCTATGCCATTGCAGATGAACATTTAAAACGAATTCCAGATGTGGACATTCATTTAGTGATTGTAAGAGAAACAGATCAATTATTTGATAATGTTAGAAGCAGAGGCAGAGATATTGAACAAGGTCAACAAGAGTATTTATCTTTTCATTATGCAAATTATTATTCCGTACTAAAGCGAATATTTAAAAATTATAAAGTTCCTGAATCGAAAATTCTTTGGTTAAGAATTAATGATATGGAACAAGAAAACGAATTTAAAGAAATTATTAAGACAATTGAAATGAAATTTGCTGAAATTCAAGAAAAATTAAAAGGCACCTTTTAAAGGGTTGCCTCTTTTTTTATTTCATATCAAGTAGTACGATTTTGAAACCATCGAATTGTTTTTTCTACTGTTGCAGGAAAAGGGGTTAACTCCTCTAGTAAATCTTTTTTCATTAACGTATTGTCGTATTGGTAATTATCTAAAACTGCATCAATCATCATCCTTGAAAAGCCAGGGACAAACCTTGAAAAAGCTTTGGCTAAAAAACCAGGAATGCAAAAATAAATAGCTTTCTTTTGTGCAAAGAAATTGATTTCTTCATAAAATTTTTTAATCAAATGGTTGTATCCGGAAAGAATATAACTTCCACTTAAATTTTTATCTAATCCAGAAATAATAGCGTTGCAACAATCTATAACATCAATAAAATTATATCCGCCTTTTACATAAAAAAAGATTTTTCTTTTCAAGGATTTTTGTATTTCTATTCCAGCTGCAGATGGTTTGTAATCATGTATACCAATCACTGCAGAAGGATATAATATTAAAGCATTCATATCTTCCTTTGTCATTTTATTATATAAATATTGAGTTGCTTTTGCTTTTGTCTTGGCATAATTTGAGTGAAGTTTCTCAGGAAAAAAATCACAAGGTTCTTTAATCTTTAATGTTGATTTTTCGCGGTAAATTGCATCGACACTAGAAGTATAAATAAAACGGATTTGATGAGTTTGACAAAAATCGATAATAATTTTTGTTCCAGTTTCGTTAATTTGAACTGATTCATCTAAAAAACGATTACTTAAGTCAATAAAGCCAGCTAAATGTATTAAAGTATCTCCTAAAGCAATTTCTTTTGCTAGAAATACAGGATCAAAAATATCGCCATAAGCAGTTTTTACTTTAATATCAGAAATGGCTTTACCACTTTGTCTTAACAGTATTTTTATATCATATCCTTTAGATATCATTATCCGAAGTAAATTATTTCCTATATGTCCAGTTGTTCCAGTAATAATAATCATAAAAATCTCCTTATAAAAAAGCAACTTTATTGCTATTATATCAAAAAAAAATTGCTTATGATATAATAATTCAGTAATTAATCATTTGCTGGAGGTTTAACATGACAATTCATTCTATAGTAGAAACGCAACGAGCTTTTTTTGCTACTGGAAAAACAAAAGATTATTTGTATCGAAAAAATGCTTTGCTTACTTTAAAAAAAGGAATTCTCTCTTATCAAGAAAAAATAAATGATGCGTTATATCAAGATTTAAATAAAAGTTCATTTGAAAGTTATTTATCAGAAATAGGAATTGTTTTAGCCGAGATTTCCTACACATTAAAACACCTTAAAAAATGGATGAAAATCAAAAGAGTAAAAACATCTTTTACCTTATTTCATGCTAAAAGTTTTGTTTTCAAAGAGCCTTTAGACGTTGCATTAATTATGAGCCCATGGAATTACCCTTTTCAGCTTGCAATTGATCCTTTAGTTGGTGCAATTGCAGCAGGAAACACTGTGGTTGTAAAACCGGCTTCCTACGCTAAAAACACTTCTAATGTCATTAAAGAATTGCTTGATTTTTGTTTTCCATTGGAATACGTTACGTGTGTGCTTGGTGGAAGAGAAGAAAACAAAGAATTGCTTGAAGAACAATTTGATTCAATTTTCTTTACTGGTAGTAGTGAGGTTGGAAAATTAGTTATGGAAAAAGCAAGTAAACACTTAACACCTGTTTCTTTAGAATTAGGTGGAAAGAGTCCTTGCATTTTAGATAAAAACGTTAATCTATATCTTGCCGCAAAACGAATTGCATTTGGAAAATTCTTAAATGCAGGACAAACGTGTGTTTCTCCTGATTATTTATTCATTTTACCAGAACAAGTTTCAGAATTCTTAAAACATATGAGAACAATTATAACGCAATTTTTTGGAGAGACTCCTCTTGAATCTTTGGAATATCCAAAAATCATTAATCAAAAACATTTATTGCGATTAATTGGGCTATTAGAAATGGATAAAGTAGTAATAGGCGGAAATTATTCAGATGAAAAATTTGCCCCTACTATAATGGATAATATAACATTTGAATCAAAAGTAATGAAGGAAGAAATATTTGGGCCTATTTTACCTCTCATTCACTATGATTCCTTGGAGGAAGTCTATCAATATATTTCGTCACAACCTAAACCGTTAGCACTCTATTTGTTTACACACGATAAACGGGTTGAACAAGAAGTATATAATCGTCTAAGTTTTGGAGGGGCAACGATTAATGATACTATTATGCATTTTGGAAGTTCACAAATGGGGTTTGGCGGAGTAGGCGCAAGTGGGATGGGCAAATACCACGGATTAGAGAGTTTTGATACTTTTTCCAATAAACGTTCTATTGTAAAAAGATCAAACTGGATTGATTTACCTATGAGGTATCATCCTTATAGCAAATCTAAATTCGATTTTTTAAAACATTTTTTAAAATAAAATAGATATCTATTTTAAATATAAACTAACAAAGGAGTGAAAAATATGAATATATTTATTATTTATGATTCGTTTTATGGGAACACGTTAAAGGTAACAGAATTGATTAAAGACGAATTTATAGCTAAAGGACATAAAGTTTCGTATAAACACGTCGATAAAGTAGAACAAGATGATTTTATTGAAAAGGACTATGTGATTTTCGGTTCTCCCACTAGAGGGTTTCGTCCATCACCTTCTATGTCAGCTTTTTTAAAAAGCAAAGTTTTTTGTTTTACCAATCAGGAAGTATTTGTATTTGATACGAGAATCGATTATATCGATATTAAATCCAGATTTCTAAAAAGAATGATGAAATGCTTTGGTTTTGCAGCTGATCATATGAAAAAAACACTTGAAAAAAGAAATGCAACGGTACTACAAGAACCAAAAGGTTTTTTTGTAGTTTCATCTACTGGTCCTTTAAAACCAGAAGTTTCTTATCAAATCGAATTATGGGTAGATGAAATTCTTAAATTACCAAAATAAAATAAGGTATTTGATTTGTTCTATTAAGCTTTAGGTATCATTTTGTTTTTGGAATGAATATATAAAGATTCTCTGTTGACAAAAAAAATAAAGTGCTAATATTTAATTATATATTCACTAATAAAATTTTATATCATTTAAAAAATATTACTATTTACATCAGTCATATGATTCTTATAGATACAATGCAATATATCCTGACATTGAGATTGACAAGTAGAAGGAGGGTCATCATGAAATCATTATTTAAGAAAATTCTGATAGCAACATTATTTTTGCTAGTATTTTCTTTATGGGGATGTAAAGAAGAAATTGGTACCGAAGGTTTAGTCTATGAATTAATTGAAGATCAATCTGAATATGCGGTCGTCGGTTATACGGGCGACTCATTTGAAGTCATTATTCCATCTACTTACAATAGCATTCCAGTAACTGAAATTCGCTATACAACTTTTTCAGGGAACGGTACAATCAACCTCTATATTACCGGCCTCACGCTTCCAGATAGTATTACTAGCATCGAAGAGAACGCGCTGGGAGTATTGACAAGCTTGTCGGAACTTCGCGTGCCGAAAAAGATTGAAGATGTCGGATCAGCTTTGACATGGATTTTGACAAGAGTCTCGCTAACGATTCCAAAAGGACACCTATACTTGAAAGAAACAAAGATTGACGGTTACAAAGCGATAACCTCAAAAGACGGATCTCGCTTAGTTTGGATTGAAAATCCAAGTGAAGAAAATATTACGATAACCATTCCCGATAACATAGTAATAATCGATGATTATGCAATGTTATCCACGGATTTCGGAGGAATTGTATTGCCGAAGACGCTTGAAGAAGTGGGAATAGGTGCATTCTATGACACCCCCAATACCACCATCAATATCCCTGCAGGCATTAAGATCATCCAAGGTGCTGCGTTTGCCTTTTCAAGTTTCGTTGGCGAACTGGTTTTGCCAGAAGGGTTAGAAGAGGTAGGAGGTAACGCCTTCGGTAGCAATCAACTGACTGGTATTGTATTTCCTTCAACAATCACAAGTTTGGCAAGAGGCATTTTTGGTAATCATCCCAATATAATTAATAAAAACTGCGTCACACGTGTTGAATTCAAAACAAGAGATTTTTTACCAGTTGATGAATTGGCAGATTATTTTGTTTGGTTTTTTTCGCTTAACTATAGATATGCTTACTATTTAAATCACACGTCTCCAGACATTAAAATTGAAATTGTTTTTTCCATGAGTGCTGAAGACAATGCAATCATGGACGAAGCTTTTTGGATTGGACACGCTGTTGAAGCAATCGATTCGGATACAGTAGGAGGTTTCGAGGGCTATTATTTCGCAACAACAAGTATCGATAATTAAAAATGAGGTTGTTAACTGTGAAGTGATAAGAAGCGGTATTATAAATAATCAAATCAAATAATATGCATATCAAAATATAGCCCTTAGGGGCTTTTTTTATGTGCATTTCACGAATTTATATTATTTGATATGATAATTAAGTGCTTTCTTTATTTTTAGAGTTTTTCTGAAATAATGATAACGTTTTTTTCAAACAAAATTAAAAGGCGTAACTTCTATTGAATATAGAAATTACGTCTTAATTAACAAAATAATTTTTAATCTTATAGTTCTTTACGTATTCAGTAATACTTTGTCCATTTAATTTTTTGTAATAACATCGTATTTTAGAAAATGGAAAAAGTTAAAAAGATGATAGCTAACAGACTTGCGACAAGACTAACAACCGTAATTTGAGTATTAATGGAAGGACCTGCAGTATCTTTAAATGGATCTCCTACGGTATCGCCTATGACTGCGGCTTTATGAGTATCGCTACCTTTTCCTCCATGATGTCCAGCTTCAATGTATTTTTTACCATTATCCCACAAGCCACCACTGTTTGACATGAATAACGCTAGTAATAAGCCGCTCACGATGTTTCCAGCTAAAAAACCACCAATGGCATAGACCCCACCTACAAGACCGACTACGACTGTAATAACGATTGTAAATAGGCCTGCAGGAATTAATTCCTTAAGGGCACCTTTTGTTGCAATTTCAATACATTTATCTGATTCAGGCATAACCCCTTCAACGCCTTCTTTTAATCCAGGAATTTCTTCAAATTGACGGTGAATTTCTTTGACCATTCGCTCAGAGTTTCTTGTAACTCCTAGCATTAAAAGTGCACTAAATACTGCTGGTACTGCAGCTCCGATTAATAAACCGAAAAATACCAAAGGATTCATAATATCAAATCCAACAATTTGGTCTATTGCAAGATTTAATTCAACGATTGAAGTATTGACTTCGGTAATAAAAGCTCCTAATAAAGAAATAACTGTAAGTCCTGCTGCACCAATTGCAAATCCTTTTGTTACGGCTTTAACAGTATTTCCTGCAGAATCTAGAGTATCAGTAATCTTGATTACTTCTTCACCTAGTCCTCCCATTTCTGCTAAACCTCTTGCATTATCCACAATAGGTCCGTAAGCATCATTTGAAATAATCATACCAACTATTGAAAGCATTCCAACAGCGGCCATAGAAATTCCAAATAGTGCGTATTGAGTTTGAAGCTCTGGTGTAGCTCCAAGTGGAGCAGTGATTTTATATGCTGCAAAAGCAGAAACAGCAATTCCTATCATTGCAGGAAGCACAGATAAGAACCCATAACTAATTCCAGAAATAATAGTAAGCGCAGGTCCACTTTCACTAGCTTTTGCTGTGTTTCTAACCGGTTTTTTAGAGTCGTCCGTAAAATAATCTGTTGCAATTCCAACTACCACTCCAACTAACAGACCAATTAAAGCAGCAAAATAGATTCTCCATTGAAAATGGAAAAGTAAAGTTGCTAGTGCAGTTAGTAATGCAAAAATAATAGTTGTAGTATAAGTACTCATATTTAATGCTCTAGTAGGATTGCCGTTTTTTCCCATTTTTGCAGATGCTACTCCAATAATGGAAGAAAGCAATCCAATTCCAGCATAGGCAAAAACCATTGTTGAATTGTGAGATCCAGTCAAAGTATCAATGGCAACTGCCATGACAAGTGCTGCAGCCATAGAAGCAACGTGAGAGTCAAACAAATCAGCGCCCATTCCGGCAACATCTCCTACGTTATCTCCTACATTATCTGCAATAACTGCAGGGTTTCTAGGATCATCTTCAGGTATTCCTAATTCGATTTTTCCAACTAAATCTGCTGAAATATCGGCAGTTTTAGTAAAAATCCCG belongs to Bacillota bacterium and includes:
- a CDS encoding LacI family transcriptional regulator, producing the protein MKKTIYDVAKAMNLSPGTISKILNNNGNVSQETRERVLNYVKKIGYVADTNARILKSKFSWTIGVIFSDISLIGLEHPFFASIIQQFKNYVEKQGYEIVFIVNKLGNNELTYLQWCKNKRVDGVLIVSGNINNKHIIELVNSDIPSVSTDIIMPHLNSVLSDDYEGIRLGIEYAISRGLEKIACITGPLTSRAFSERLAAYHNIMLKNGLILRENYYKEAQSFGFTSGYNATIEMLNDVTEVPNMILSFSDDLAFGVIRALEDKGLKVPNDVSVIGFDDIQYAKHFTPSLSTIRQDKVLIAETAAKILLAKIKHQTEKNDIIKKIPVDLVLRNSTR
- a CDS encoding HAD family hydrolase gives rise to the protein MINTILFDLDGTLLPLDEDQFINIYFTKIGETFSKQGFDKKKFVEAVWIGTKAMVENDGVHSNEIVFWDTFQKLISCDLNALQQDFLEFYQTHFDEVRNSVNPSIFAKKCIDLLKKKGYRIGLATNPLFPQIATFKRIAWAGLKTSDFEIITTYENSNFAKPNLKYFETIFTKLNVTPSECLMVGNDASEDMIIESLGASTFLLTDCLNNHKGVDISLYEHGSFEELYVFLSNLPDLEAKK
- a CDS encoding pyroglutamyl-peptidase I, whose translation is MNILITAFEPFDGQQINSSYEIVSKINFTSKDVQMIKITLPVVYDKDLYFKLLNDYQPDYLLLCGQAANRKMISLEQVGLNFMYANIPDNSGVLKRGEKIIQEGPDALFSTIDFMPFLNSIENTKLPVELSLTAGAYICNLALYTSLYFAKISSLNTKIGFIHFPLLESQTEGNNKPAISLKTGVLVLEKLLKYLSEKE
- a CDS encoding deoxynucleoside kinase, encoding MRIGIIGPIGSGKSTLSKKLADYYHSTLVEEPVEKNEYLPYFYKDKETFALLSQNAFYSSLFLLMWKTKHLDNVICDSTLFSNLVFTELLRLEGIMSAMEVALTYAIADEHLKRIPDVDIHLVIVRETDQLFDNVRSRGRDIEQGQQEYLSFHYANYYSVLKRIFKNYKVPESKILWLRINDMEQENEFKEIIKTIEMKFAEIQEKLKGTF
- a CDS encoding NAD-dependent epimerase/dehydratase family protein → MIIITGTTGHIGNNLLRIMISKGYDIKILLRQSGKAISDIKVKTAYGDIFDPVFLAKEIALGDTLIHLAGFIDLSNRFLDESVQINETGTKIIIDFCQTHQIRFIYTSSVDAIYREKSTLKIKEPCDFFPEKLHSNYAKTKAKATQYLYNKMTKEDMNALILYPSAVIGIHDYKPSAAGIEIQKSLKRKIFFYVKGGYNFIDVIDCCNAIISGLDKNLSGSYILSGYNHLIKKFYEEINFFAQKKAIYFCIPGFLAKAFSRFVPGFSRMMIDAVLDNYQYDNTLMKKDLLEELTPFPATVEKTIRWFQNRTT
- a CDS encoding aldehyde dehydrogenase translates to MTIHSIVETQRAFFATGKTKDYLYRKNALLTLKKGILSYQEKINDALYQDLNKSSFESYLSEIGIVLAEISYTLKHLKKWMKIKRVKTSFTLFHAKSFVFKEPLDVALIMSPWNYPFQLAIDPLVGAIAAGNTVVVKPASYAKNTSNVIKELLDFCFPLEYVTCVLGGREENKELLEEQFDSIFFTGSSEVGKLVMEKASKHLTPVSLELGGKSPCILDKNVNLYLAAKRIAFGKFLNAGQTCVSPDYLFILPEQVSEFLKHMRTIITQFFGETPLESLEYPKIINQKHLLRLIGLLEMDKVVIGGNYSDEKFAPTIMDNITFESKVMKEEIFGPILPLIHYDSLEEVYQYISSQPKPLALYLFTHDKRVEQEVYNRLSFGGATINDTIMHFGSSQMGFGGVGASGMGKYHGLESFDTFSNKRSIVKRSNWIDLPMRYHPYSKSKFDFLKHFLK
- a CDS encoding flavodoxin domain-containing protein, with product MNIFIIYDSFYGNTLKVTELIKDEFIAKGHKVSYKHVDKVEQDDFIEKDYVIFGSPTRGFRPSPSMSAFLKSKVFCFTNQEVFVFDTRIDYIDIKSRFLKRMMKCFGFAADHMKKTLEKRNATVLQEPKGFFVVSSTGPLKPEVSYQIELWVDEILKLPK
- a CDS encoding leucine-rich repeat domain-containing protein; this translates as MKSLFKKILIATLFLLVFSLWGCKEEIGTEGLVYELIEDQSEYAVVGYTGDSFEVIIPSTYNSIPVTEIRYTTFSGNGTINLYITGLTLPDSITSIEENALGVLTSLSELRVPKKIEDVGSALTWILTRVSLTIPKGHLYLKETKIDGYKAITSKDGSRLVWIENPSEENITITIPDNIVIIDDYAMLSTDFGGIVLPKTLEEVGIGAFYDTPNTTINIPAGIKIIQGAAFAFSSFVGELVLPEGLEEVGGNAFGSNQLTGIVFPSTITSLARGIFGNHPNIINKNCVTRVEFKTRDFLPVDELADYFVWFFSLNYRYAYYLNHTSPDIKIEIVFSMSAEDNAIMDEAFWIGHAVEAIDSDTVGGFEGYYFATTSIDN
- a CDS encoding sodium-translocating pyrophosphatase, yielding MNTIFAIIFCIVIAMLAFGFAGWLYSWVKRQESTNEKIHSIGELIKSGANTFLKKEYIILAKFAFIVSILIFVFLPSPIWKGEIIDNITITIAYLSGTIFSAFAGKIGIFVATIANMKTAEAAQKGIRPSFLAGFRGGAVMGMAVVGASLLGISLVFWITENPTMLLGFSFGASSLALFAKAGGGIFTKTADISADLVGKIELGIPEDDPRNPAVIADNVGDNVGDVAGMGADLFDSHVASMAAALVMAVAIDTLTGSHNSTMVFAYAGIGLLSSIIGVASAKMGKNGNPTRALNMSTYTTTIIFALLTALATLLFHFQWRIYFAALIGLLVGVVVGIATDYFTDDSKKPVRNTAKASESGPALTIISGISYGFLSVLPAMIGIAVSAFAAYKITAPLGATPELQTQYALFGISMAAVGMLSIVGMIISNDAYGPIVDNARGLAEMGGLGEEVIKITDTLDSAGNTVKAVTKGFAIGAAGLTVISLLGAFITEVNTSIVELNLAIDQIVGFDIMNPLVFFGLLIGAAVPAVFSALLMLGVTRNSERMVKEIHRQFEEIPGLKEGVEGVMPESDKCIEIATKGALKELIPAGLFTIVITVVVGLVGGVYAIGGFLAGNIVSGLLLALFMSNSGGLWDNGKKYIEAGHHGGKGSDTHKAAVIGDTVGDPFKDTAGPSINTQITVVSLVASLLAIIFLTFSIF